One window from the genome of Thalassospira xiamenensis M-5 = DSM 17429 encodes:
- a CDS encoding alpha/beta hydrolase, translating to MSPELEIFRRNPGNKPKCKNPIVFVHGAFTGAWCWNEHFLTWFADQGFETISFSLRGHGGSGGRDLRSLASIDDYVEDLETVVDTLGQKPILIGHSMGGYIIQKYLEKHKAAAAVLMASVPPEGLLASNTMMAMAKPDLYLQMFWLQAIGPHTLLRDRLGRAMLSPDIAEDEGMIYFGRLETESHRALMDMMGANPVFLSQTDLPPILAIGARNDEIIQSELVNHTAKRLGADCILLDDIAHAMMLDAKWEKASSQIAKWLEKKRGRKTGQYLKEDRSLIDYKKRIQF from the coding sequence ATGAGTCCCGAATTGGAAATTTTTCGCCGTAACCCAGGCAACAAGCCCAAATGTAAAAACCCAATTGTTTTCGTCCATGGTGCGTTTACCGGTGCCTGGTGCTGGAACGAGCATTTCCTGACCTGGTTTGCCGATCAGGGGTTTGAAACCATCTCATTTTCACTGCGCGGCCATGGTGGCAGCGGTGGACGCGACCTTCGCAGTCTGGCGTCGATTGATGATTATGTCGAAGACCTTGAAACCGTTGTCGATACGCTGGGACAGAAGCCGATCCTGATCGGGCATTCGATGGGTGGTTACATCATCCAGAAATATCTTGAAAAACATAAGGCCGCCGCTGCGGTACTGATGGCATCCGTCCCGCCGGAGGGCCTTCTTGCCAGCAACACCATGATGGCGATGGCAAAGCCCGATCTTTATCTTCAGATGTTCTGGCTTCAGGCCATAGGACCGCATACCCTGCTGCGAGACAGGCTTGGGCGTGCCATGCTGTCGCCCGACATCGCCGAGGACGAAGGCATGATTTATTTCGGTCGCCTTGAAACGGAAAGCCACCGCGCCCTGATGGATATGATGGGCGCCAATCCTGTGTTTCTATCGCAAACAGATCTGCCGCCGATATTGGCCATCGGGGCACGTAATGATGAGATCATTCAAAGCGAGCTGGTCAATCATACCGCGAAGCGTTTGGGCGCGGATTGCATTCTGCTTGATGATATCGCACACGCGATGATGCTTGACGCAAAATGGGAAAAAGCATCATCCCAAATTGCCAAATGGCTTGAAAAAAAACGTGGTCGAAAAACAGGACAGTACCTCAAAGAAGACCGCAGCCTGATTGATTACAAAAAACGAATTCAGTTTTAA
- a CDS encoding Crp/Fnr family transcriptional regulator: MVELSVVGILAGLDQAALADVERHINRKTFSAGAQIIEPESDSSDVYLILSGKVRIVNYSLSGREITLEEIGAGGCVGHLSAIDGEPRSACVLAVTNTDVAIVSPANFEKVVKNHPSVAWNVIHELARIVRTSTRRIVDVSTLGANERVVAEILRCAQIAIAGDGSATLNPVPVHSDIAGRVSTSRETVARVMGSLARKGLVTKNDTGLYVPDVRRLEEFLSESIH, from the coding sequence ATGGTAGAATTATCGGTGGTCGGTATTCTTGCGGGGCTTGATCAAGCCGCACTTGCGGATGTCGAACGGCACATCAACCGAAAAACATTTTCGGCCGGTGCGCAGATCATTGAACCGGAATCGGACAGTTCGGATGTCTATCTGATCCTGTCGGGTAAGGTCAGGATCGTGAATTATTCGCTATCGGGGCGTGAAATCACGCTGGAGGAAATCGGGGCCGGCGGCTGTGTCGGCCATCTTTCGGCCATCGATGGCGAACCCCGTTCGGCTTGTGTGCTGGCCGTTACCAATACCGATGTTGCCATTGTCAGTCCGGCCAATTTCGAAAAAGTCGTCAAGAACCACCCATCTGTCGCCTGGAATGTCATTCATGAACTCGCGCGTATCGTGCGGACGTCGACCCGGCGGATTGTTGATGTCAGTACTCTTGGCGCGAACGAACGTGTCGTGGCGGAAATTCTGCGCTGCGCACAGATCGCGATTGCAGGGGACGGATCGGCAACGTTAAACCCGGTGCCGGTTCATTCCGACATTGCCGGGCGTGTCAGCACATCGCGCGAAACTGTTGCGCGCGTTATGGGCAGTCTGGCGCGCAAGGGACTGGTGACCAAAAACGATACTGGTCTTTACGTTCCCGATGTACGACGTCTGGAAGAATTCCTGAGTGAGTCGATCCATTGA
- a CDS encoding DUF423 domain-containing protein produces the protein MRLSVVFAGLNGAIAVALGAFATHSMAGEEMSHARDLVETAAHYQLVHAAGVAAIAALAHQVPDERLLRWAAYAMLAGILFFCGALYVIAFAGISAFGMVAPIGGLAFITGWLMLAGAGWKRFSA, from the coding sequence ATGCGGTTATCTGTTGTTTTTGCGGGGCTTAATGGGGCAATTGCCGTCGCACTTGGTGCGTTTGCAACCCACAGCATGGCAGGCGAAGAAATGAGCCACGCCCGTGATCTTGTCGAAACTGCCGCACATTATCAGCTGGTTCATGCTGCGGGTGTTGCTGCCATCGCAGCCCTTGCCCATCAGGTGCCCGATGAACGGCTTTTGCGCTGGGCGGCATATGCAATGCTGGCAGGTATTTTATTCTTCTGCGGAGCGCTTTATGTCATTGCCTTTGCCGGGATAAGCGCCTTTGGCATGGTGGCCCCAATTGGCGGGCTGGCTTTCATTACCGGCTGGCTTATGTTGGCGGGGGCAGGCTGGAAAAGATTTTCAGCCTGA
- the rpmG gene encoding 50S ribosomal protein L33 yields the protein MAKPASILVKLVSTADTGYFYVVKKNPRNTTEKFSFRKYDPVVRKHVEFKEAKMK from the coding sequence ATGGCGAAGCCCGCTTCGATCCTCGTAAAGTTGGTAAGCACCGCTGACACCGGTTACTTCTACGTCGTTAAGAAGAACCCGCGGAATACCACCGAGAAATTCTCGTTTCGCAAGTACGACCCGGTCGTGCGCAAGCACGTCGAGTTCAAAGAAGCGAAAATGAAGTAA
- a CDS encoding S41 family peptidase: protein MASATQDFDTVSFRPALRPIRRFAGMVGICLLLAGCVTQHADVIISNDDAQTRDVMSQTIELVATRYIDPIGREQIVVNALDGLSTIDPNIRIGMTPDEIILGYNGKTVRNLALPAADSEEQDTLLWTELTLKGVGIYRVYSPDLRHADPLSVQSALVSGSIKNLDRYSRYEGPSQAETARTRRDGYIGVGVRLIGGDGYPVIKKVHEDSPAARAGLNIGDQLISVNGINLYNRTATYASDLLHGEEGTRVSIEINGADSPVVTPVEIMRERVIGRTVFAEIRDNILIARIASFNSATAQALGDEILKADLYPGGLRGVILDLRGNRGGLLQQGVEVADLFIAGGPIANTRSRVMAARHIFKADAEDLTRGAPLVVLIDGRTASSAELVAAALQDRNRAVLIGSTSFGKGSVQAINDLSNKGTLTFTWSQMTAPSGYTFDRIGLFPSICTTADGVGPDEQIKSALAHRDDMVAVMTKWRKLDYQNEQARQDLRKVCPARQGIDENDIDIALELIKNLPGYKDLAQLPINEIADTFASQ, encoded by the coding sequence TTGGCATCAGCCACACAGGACTTCGATACTGTTTCTTTCCGTCCGGCCTTGCGCCCGATAAGGCGTTTTGCCGGAATGGTTGGTATTTGCCTTTTGCTGGCCGGGTGTGTGACCCAGCATGCGGATGTGATCATTTCAAATGATGATGCGCAGACCCGCGATGTGATGTCACAAACCATCGAACTGGTCGCGACCCGATATATTGATCCAATTGGCCGTGAACAGATCGTTGTCAATGCGCTTGACGGGCTTTCGACCATTGATCCGAACATTCGCATCGGCATGACGCCTGACGAAATCATCCTTGGATATAACGGCAAAACCGTTCGCAATCTTGCCCTGCCTGCTGCCGATAGCGAAGAACAGGACACCCTTTTGTGGACGGAGCTGACGCTTAAGGGCGTTGGCATTTACCGGGTTTATTCACCAGACTTGCGCCATGCCGATCCGCTTTCGGTACAATCGGCCCTTGTCAGTGGATCAATCAAGAATCTTGATCGATACAGCCGTTACGAGGGTCCCAGCCAGGCCGAAACGGCGCGGACACGACGCGATGGTTATATCGGGGTTGGCGTGCGACTGATCGGTGGCGATGGATATCCGGTCATCAAGAAAGTGCACGAAGACAGCCCGGCGGCCAGGGCAGGCCTTAATATCGGCGATCAACTGATTTCGGTGAACGGGATCAACCTTTATAACCGGACCGCGACCTATGCCAGCGACCTTTTGCATGGCGAGGAAGGCACACGTGTTTCAATCGAAATCAATGGGGCCGATAGCCCGGTCGTCACACCGGTTGAAATCATGCGCGAACGCGTTATCGGCCGGACCGTTTTTGCCGAAATTCGCGACAATATCCTGATTGCCCGGATCGCCAGTTTTAACAGCGCGACGGCACAGGCGCTTGGCGATGAAATCCTGAAGGCCGATCTTTATCCTGGTGGTTTGCGTGGGGTGATCCTTGACCTTCGCGGCAATCGTGGCGGGCTTTTGCAGCAGGGTGTGGAGGTTGCCGATCTGTTTATTGCCGGTGGCCCGATTGCCAATACCCGATCACGCGTGATGGCCGCGCGCCATATCTTCAAAGCCGATGCCGAGGACCTGACCCGCGGTGCGCCGCTTGTGGTTCTGATTGATGGAAGAACGGCATCATCGGCCGAACTGGTCGCCGCGGCCCTTCAGGACCGCAATCGCGCCGTCCTGATCGGGTCGACCAGTTTTGGCAAGGGATCGGTTCAGGCGATCAATGATCTTTCGAACAAGGGTACCCTGACCTTTACATGGTCACAGATGACGGCTCCATCCGGTTACACATTTGATCGTATCGGACTTTTCCCGTCGATCTGCACAACCGCCGACGGAGTTGGTCCGGATGAACAGATCAAATCTGCATTGGCCCATCGCGATGACATGGTCGCCGTGATGACAAAATGGCGCAAGCTTGATTATCAGAACGAACAGGCACGACAGGACCTTAGAAAGGTGTGCCCGGCCCGTCAGGGCATTGATGAAAACGACATTGATATCGCGCTTGAATTGATCAAAAACCTCCCGGGTTACAAGGATTTGGCTCAGTTGCCGATCAATGAGATTGCCGATACCTTTGCCTCGCAATAA
- a CDS encoding DUF983 domain-containing protein has product MPLFFGPIKGLDQKTGTNATMQPEYSEQSSGSRLLTGLSRGFRRKCPNCGHGLAFGGYLKLRQECDCCAHPIGEYRCDDAPPYFTIFIVGHIVVGGALTMEQSMQPSMALQLSVWLPITVLLCLGFLPFIKGAVLGTQWAMKIKG; this is encoded by the coding sequence ATGCCCCTTTTTTTCGGCCCGATCAAGGGGCTGGATCAAAAAACAGGAACGAATGCCACCATGCAGCCAGAATATAGCGAACAAAGCAGCGGGTCGCGCCTGCTAACCGGTCTTAGCCGCGGTTTCCGCCGGAAATGCCCCAATTGCGGGCATGGACTTGCGTTTGGCGGGTATCTGAAGCTGCGTCAGGAATGTGATTGCTGTGCGCATCCGATCGGCGAATATCGCTGTGATGATGCACCGCCCTATTTCACGATTTTCATTGTCGGCCATATCGTTGTTGGCGGGGCGCTTACGATGGAACAATCCATGCAGCCATCCATGGCGCTGCAACTGTCGGTCTGGCTGCCGATCACCGTTTTGCTTTGCCTTGGCTTCCTGCCCTTTATCAAGGGGGCGGTGCTTGGAACCCAGTGGGCGATGAAGATCAAGGGATAG
- a CDS encoding Hpt domain-containing protein, with protein MGNADDIVARLKQDFIEDTLERADRIETTIDRVAGGMDKADVGIAELRREAHTVKGLAGSFGFPLVGAIAHRMEDYIAELTEIDDLEAASLVDFTTWIREIIESGTNPPAEEETRILRSLPTRSAKKGDEDSVSNTPTAHDKEVLIVTATTVQAHFLQRELREKGFRTITARNAVEAFETVVQSRPDAIITAAVLDGLSGIELIRALAAMKTMKDKALGLLTSFEAFHPDLEGLPSNVVIISNRGKQTAEHLAKFIETLD; from the coding sequence ATGGGGAATGCAGACGATATCGTCGCCCGACTGAAACAGGATTTCATTGAAGACACTCTGGAACGCGCAGACCGCATCGAAACCACCATTGATCGTGTTGCCGGCGGTATGGACAAGGCTGATGTTGGCATCGCCGAACTGCGGCGCGAAGCCCACACAGTCAAAGGTCTGGCCGGATCGTTCGGTTTCCCGCTTGTCGGCGCTATTGCGCACCGCATGGAAGATTACATCGCCGAACTGACTGAAATTGATGATCTCGAAGCCGCATCGCTTGTCGATTTCACGACATGGATCCGCGAAATCATCGAAAGCGGGACCAATCCCCCGGCGGAGGAAGAAACCCGCATTCTGCGCTCATTGCCGACCCGAAGTGCAAAAAAGGGGGATGAGGATAGCGTCTCGAACACGCCAACAGCGCATGACAAAGAAGTTCTGATTGTCACTGCAACCACGGTTCAGGCGCACTTTCTGCAACGCGAATTGCGCGAAAAGGGGTTCCGGACCATCACCGCACGTAACGCAGTCGAAGCATTCGAGACCGTCGTGCAATCGCGCCCAGATGCAATCATCACTGCGGCGGTCCTTGATGGTCTAAGCGGGATCGAACTGATCCGCGCCCTTGCCGCAATGAAAACCATGAAGGACAAGGCGCTTGGCCTTCTGACCAGCTTCGAGGCATTCCACCCCGATCTGGAAGGTCTGCCATCAAATGTCGTGATCATTTCAAACCGGGGCAAGCAGACAGCCGAGCATCTGGCAAAGTTCATTGAAACGCTTGACTGA
- the rnr gene encoding ribonuclease R translates to MANDTENKTPFPTREQIMEFIDMSPTPVGKREIARAFNIKGAAKIELKKILRDLKIGGDVVKGRRRFDKPDHLPPVEVLEIIGIDDDGEVIARPNVWKEDYEPPVIYVKTIRRGGPSAPGIGDKILAKLRYTGKQTYEASIMRVLGSGPQRVLGIFRPNEREGRVVPTDRKDSGEIAVPLDDHPDLEGGSLVLTEILPGKHFGLRKGRITEVLGNINEPKSISLVSIHARGIPFEFPPEVELQARESKATPMGKRTDLRDIPLVTIDGADARDFDDAVWAEPDSDPENEGGWHIMVAIADVSWYVRPHDALDREAVKRGNSCYFPDRVVPMLPFELSNGWCSLVPHEDRGCMAVEMWLNRHGTKLRHKFCRGMMRSAARLTYDQVQRAMDGYPDDTTGPLLDTIIKPLYGAYEAFLEARKGRGVLELDLPERKIELNDKGQIIAIAPRARFDSHKLIEEFMVAANVCAAEELERIKQPCMYRIHDAPSEEKLEALHEFLEGAGYKLNKGAVLRPRDFNRILEQAKDTPEAELINTVVLRSQSQAMYSPDNIGHFGLALKKYAHFTSPIRRYADLLVHRALIAGLKLGEGGLPPEDGERFEQIGEDISGTERRAAMAERDAVDRYVAAYMADKVGAEFPGRVSGVTHFGLFVSLQETGADGLVPISTLPDDYYVHDAIGHALVGQNRGKTFRLGDDVVVRIAEADAATGSLALRLAGHADITDRDLIERPRGRGKRRGSPGDRSHRHGTKPGFRANPKDKSGASGGGPRGGNPGSKPSAKAAGKKKTTPKKQRKLVASSRVARNTTKRES, encoded by the coding sequence TTGGCGAACGACACAGAAAATAAAACCCCGTTCCCCACACGGGAACAGATCATGGAATTCATCGATATGAGCCCCACCCCGGTGGGGAAGCGCGAAATTGCGCGCGCCTTCAACATCAAGGGTGCAGCGAAGATCGAGCTTAAAAAGATCCTGAGGGATCTGAAAATCGGTGGTGACGTGGTCAAGGGCCGCAGACGGTTTGACAAACCCGACCACCTGCCGCCGGTTGAAGTACTGGAAATCATCGGCATCGATGATGATGGCGAAGTAATTGCCCGTCCCAATGTCTGGAAAGAAGATTACGAACCACCGGTCATTTACGTGAAAACGATCCGGCGTGGCGGACCAAGCGCACCGGGAATTGGCGACAAGATCCTTGCCAAGCTGCGCTATACCGGCAAGCAGACCTATGAAGCCAGCATCATGCGGGTTCTGGGCAGCGGCCCGCAACGCGTTCTGGGCATTTTTCGCCCCAATGAACGTGAAGGCCGGGTTGTGCCCACAGACCGCAAGGATAGCGGCGAGATCGCCGTGCCGCTGGATGACCATCCCGATCTTGAAGGTGGTTCGTTGGTTCTGACCGAAATTCTGCCGGGCAAGCATTTCGGCCTGCGCAAAGGCCGGATTACAGAGGTTCTGGGCAATATCAACGAACCGAAATCCATCAGTCTGGTATCGATCCATGCGCGTGGTATTCCTTTTGAATTCCCGCCCGAGGTCGAATTGCAGGCGCGTGAGTCCAAGGCAACGCCGATGGGCAAGCGCACAGATCTGCGCGATATCCCGCTGGTGACGATTGACGGTGCTGATGCGCGCGACTTTGACGATGCCGTATGGGCCGAACCCGATTCCGATCCGGAAAACGAGGGCGGCTGGCACATCATGGTCGCGATTGCGGATGTGTCCTGGTATGTGCGCCCGCACGACGCGCTCGACCGTGAAGCGGTAAAGCGCGGCAATAGTTGCTATTTCCCGGACCGGGTCGTGCCGATGTTGCCGTTTGAACTCTCAAACGGCTGGTGTTCGCTGGTTCCACACGAAGATCGCGGCTGCATGGCCGTCGAGATGTGGTTAAACAGGCACGGTACAAAGTTGCGGCACAAATTCTGTCGCGGGATGATGCGATCAGCAGCACGCCTGACCTATGATCAGGTTCAACGCGCGATGGATGGCTATCCCGATGACACCACTGGCCCGTTGCTTGACACCATTATCAAGCCGCTTTACGGCGCGTATGAAGCGTTTCTTGAAGCACGTAAAGGGCGTGGTGTTCTGGAACTTGATCTTCCGGAACGCAAGATCGAGCTGAATGACAAAGGCCAGATCATTGCCATTGCCCCGCGGGCACGCTTTGACAGCCACAAGCTGATCGAGGAATTCATGGTCGCGGCCAATGTCTGTGCGGCCGAGGAACTTGAACGGATCAAGCAGCCCTGCATGTATCGTATTCACGATGCGCCAAGCGAGGAAAAGCTTGAGGCACTTCATGAATTCCTTGAAGGGGCTGGATACAAGCTGAACAAGGGGGCGGTCCTGCGCCCGCGCGATTTCAACCGCATCCTTGAACAGGCCAAGGACACCCCGGAAGCCGAGCTAATCAACACGGTTGTGCTGCGTAGTCAGTCACAGGCCATGTATAGCCCGGATAATATCGGGCACTTTGGTCTGGCCCTTAAGAAATATGCCCATTTCACATCCCCGATCCGGCGTTATGCCGACCTTCTGGTGCATCGCGCGCTGATTGCGGGCCTGAAACTTGGCGAAGGCGGATTACCGCCCGAAGATGGCGAACGGTTCGAGCAGATCGGCGAAGACATTTCCGGCACCGAACGGCGGGCGGCCATGGCCGAACGTGATGCGGTTGACCGTTATGTCGCGGCCTATATGGCCGACAAGGTCGGCGCGGAATTCCCCGGACGTGTTTCGGGGGTCACGCATTTTGGCCTGTTCGTATCGCTTCAGGAAACCGGTGCCGATGGTCTCGTCCCGATTTCCACCCTGCCCGATGATTATTATGTGCATGATGCCATCGGACATGCATTGGTCGGGCAAAATCGCGGCAAGACATTCCGTCTGGGCGATGATGTTGTTGTCCGCATTGCCGAGGCGGATGCAGCAACCGGATCGCTTGCGCTGCGTCTGGCGGGTCATGCCGATATCACCGACCGTGACCTGATCGAACGGCCGCGTGGACGCGGCAAGCGCCGTGGCAGCCCCGGTGATCGCAGCCACCGTCACGGCACCAAACCGGGTTTCCGCGCCAATCCAAAGGATAAAAGCGGTGCATCTGGTGGTGGCCCCCGTGGGGGAAACCCGGGCAGCAAGCCTAGTGCCAAGGCTGCAGGCAAGAAGAAAACCACACCCAAAAAACAGCGCAAGCTGGTGGCATCAAGCCGGGTCGCACGCAACACGACCAAACGCGAAAGTTAA